In one window of Primulina tabacum isolate GXHZ01 chromosome 8, ASM2559414v2, whole genome shotgun sequence DNA:
- the LOC142554438 gene encoding B3 domain-containing protein Os04g0386900-like — protein MADASGKKSTRLREKSVDVNKARFGSTSESPPGEEDQVSHLLTKHFFDAVLTKSQLQTLMLPSHMVQLLPRATVPVTLTYGGKDWNLSYRGDCARAAFDSEWRAFVKDNDLKCEDACVFELVENSGKNLKFKVHILRGDLPPELVALVNSSGTTSDSPIVLD, from the exons ATGGCCGATGCTTCAGGGAAAAAATCAACCCGTCTGCGGGAGAAATCTGTTGACGTGAACAAGGCTCGATTTGGTTCAACTTCTGAATCACCTCCAGGAGAAGAAGATCAAGTTTCCCATCTTCTGACGAAACACTTTTTTGATGCGGTTTTAACAAAATCGCAACTTCAGACATTA ATGCTACCTTCCCATATGGTTCAGTTGCTTCCTCGTGCTACAGTCCCTGTAACTCTCACATATGGTGGCAAGGATTGGAACTTATCTTACCGCGGAGACTGCGCCCGCGCTGCATTCGACTCCGAGTGGAGAGCATTTGTCAAAGATAATGATCTCAAGTGTGAAGATGCTTGTGTATTTGAACTGGTGGAGAACAGCGGAAAGAATCTCAAATTCAAGGTGCATATCCTTAGGGGCGATTTACCACCTGAACTGGTGGCACTGGTAAATTCCAGTGGCACGACCTCCGATTCGCCGATAGTTCTTGATTAG